The genomic stretch agaaactcagtaggctcttcctgtggaagaccggaatactggcaattttgctgcactatgataatgagttgaggatttagctcaaagctgcttgctttgatgggaggtgtacagatgctactcccatatgcagttataatggggttagcatatgaccccagagtccttctggactgatcaatcccacttaggccCATAGTGGATAAAGGGAactgatatggattgcaaatagataattttgtttttttttttttgaattaaccgaaaaataaaataaaaacaaaaggaaaataaaataaaaaaattcgaaaattaaaagaaaatgagatcaaagcaaattgaaaagtgagtcaattagttaattaataagattttgagattagcaattagaaagatatgattgaaaaatttttatgaaaaagatttgatttttgaaaaaaaggaaagagaaaaacaacaaaatgacaccaaacttaaaatttttagaaaatcaaacactaattttcaaaaatttttaagggaaaaacacaaagaggacaccaaacttagaatttttacggatcaaaaagggactaaggacatgcaaaatcgaaaattaaaagaaaagcaaaagcatgcaattgacaccaaacttaaaatttgaaactagactcaactaaaagactctaaaccaacaaaaaataaaacagtcctaatctaagcaacaagataagccgtcagttgtccaaactcaaacaatccccggcaacggcgccaaaaacttggtgcacgaaattgcaatcacacttttgcaatcccgcacaactaaccagcaagtgcactgggtcgtccaagtaataccttacgtgagtaagggtcgatcccacggagattgtcggcttgaagcaagctatggttatcttgtaaatcttagtcaggatatcagaaattatcagggttgattgtgaaaagcaaaagaacatgaaataagtacttgttatgcagtaatggagaataggttgaggttttggagatgctccatcttctgaatctctgctttcctactgtcttcttcatcaaacacgcaaagctccttccatggcaagctgtatgtagggtttcaccgttgtcagtggctacctcccatcctctcagtggaaatgttcaacgcaccctgtcacggcacggctatccatctgtcggttctcgatcaggccggaatagaatccattgattcttttgcgtctgtcactaatgccccgccttcaggagtttgaagctcgtcacagtcattcaatcattgaatcctactcagaataccacagacaaggtttagaccttccggattctcttgaatgccgccatcagttctagcttataccacgaagattctgattaaggaatccaagagatatctactcaatctaaggtggaacggaggtggttgtcaggcacacgttcatagttgagaatatgatgagtgtcacggatcatcacattcattcgggttaagaacaagtgatatcttagaatggaagcaagcatgattgaataagaaacagtagtaattgcattaatccatcaagacacagcagagctcctcacccccaaccatggggtttagagactcatgccgtggaaggtacacaaagaaacgtgtaaagtgtcatgatgtccagatacaatgtcaaaagatcctattaatagtgaactagtaacctagggtatacagaaatgagtaaatgacgtaaaaatccacttctgggtccacttagtgtgtgcttgggctgagcattgaagcttttatgtgtagagaccttttctggagttaaacgccagctttcatgccagtttgggcgtttaactccaagttttatgccagttccagcgttaaacgctggaagttctgaggctgatttgcaacgccggtttgggccatcaaatcccGGGCAAAGTacggactattatacatttctggaaagcccaggatgtctactttccaatgccgttgagagcgcgccaattgggcttctgtagctccagaaaatccacttcgagtgcagggaggtcagaatccaacagcatctgcagtccttttcagcctctaaatgagatttttgctcagatccttcaatttcagccagaaaatacctgaaatcacagaaaaacacacaaactcatagtaaagtccaggaaagtgaattttaactaaaaactaataaaaatatactaaaaactaactaaatcatactaaaaacatactaaaaataatgccaaaaagcgtataaattatccgctcatcaccaagCTGAAAAGAGTAAGATCAATATTGGGTGCAAGAACTCGAACTTGGTCCTTTagattctcataagcagcatttACACTGCCCAGAAGATGACCTAGGAGCTCGGCATAGTCAGCTCAGGCAGACTCCAAATCTTCCCTAAGACCCATCATCTACCAGTAAGTCgtaacatagctatccttatgcttCAAAGCCATATCTTCAGACAACTTGGCAGAAGCTGCCAAGGCTACAGCCCGAGTCTTCTCCCCCTCCAAATCTCTCTCCAACTTGGCCACTTTCacctcgagctcctccttcaagcCCTTAATCcgatcaaattctgacttggcctcctccataaaagcctTGGTAGCATGGATAGGAAGATCTTGAGCGGTCCGGTATAAAGTTGCTCCCATGTGTGCCAGTTTAATGTCACTCCCAGAGATAAAATccaaatgatgaagaatggatACATCATCAGTAGGCATGACACCATAAGGAGCAATTTGTTGATCAACAAACCCGACAACATCAAAGTCGGGAGCATCTAGATTAAAAGGCTCAACAGTCTGGGGTCTTTTTGAAGGAGAAACGGCCGTAGGAGAAGAGACAGCAGTAGAAGCCTGGGGAGGATCGAGCACGTGGACTCGAGGGGTAGGGATCATCCTCCTCGGTCCAGGAGAGCTCGGCACAGGCTGTTTAAGAGGAACCCGGGAAGACCCTTCCCCAGCCACTTTGGCCGAGATGTTTTGGGCCGCCGTAGCCTTCCTTGcctttttaaaggccttcataGAGTCATTATTCTTGGCTATCtctgaaaaacaaaaatcaacCATAGAAGCAGGTCACAAACtggaaaaagaaagaagcaaaGTAAAAACAGAGCAAAATATATTGATCAATACCCAATACAGTTCGGACGAGGGATGGATCCCCCAAAAACTTCTTagtatcaagatggggaggttccccccaaatatcctccaagACATTCACAAAAGACTGTTTGACCTCATCAAGCATCACCCACGTGTACCGAGACACTACCACATTCTTTTGCCAACACAAGGGGAAGGCATGCTCATTATTTGATTCTAGGAAAAATGGTCGAGCTCCCTCAACAGCTCAGACCTTGAAAAAGTAATTCTTAAAGTCcctaaaggactcatcatacatagcaaaaactttaTGTCCCTGGGCAGacctaaaagaaacccaagaagctttctttttggtagtCCCAGGCTTGGTCAAAACAAAGAGATATAGAAAGAGAGTTTAAGAAGGTGTGAAATCCAGCTCTTGGCAAAGCAACTAAAAAATCTTGATAAAACCCCAGGAGTTGGGATGGAGTTGGGATGGAGCTATATTACACGACCACGACAAGTCGGTCTCAAAAGAAGGGAAAGGAAAAGTAATATTCATCTGGCTGAAAAAATAATCACAAGCATAAAAGAATGGGCGTTCCCCCCGGGTCAAAGCaggaaagcaaaccctctcgTCAGAATCAGGCGCTACCAATTCATAATTCTTTTCCTGATCCCTATTCTTACAGAGTCGGTGATGTTTTTTCAGCTCCACACAATACTCAGAATTTACCACAGAAACACACATCAACACGAGGGAATCCAACCAATCCGACATACCCTCGGGGACTCTGGAAGAGGTctcgacaatatttttgcgagatgATATGGGCCAACAAAAATCCTATAgcaagaaaaaggaaaaggggTTACTAATCAAACAACTCGGGCATAAACGGATACAACTCGAACTAAAGCATACAAGTGTCAAGAAGTTAGACAAAACAACAAAAGGATACCCTTAGATCCACATTAAAgatccaggggcatcctttggaggcaattaTGGAACAAGGACTCAGGAAAATCAACAAGGCTACATCTCTACACTGCAGGAAGATAATAACTCTATTTCAACAAAAGTGACACTATGAGAAAAACCCACATAAAGTCATCAAAGTAGCCACCTTCCAAACAACAGTTTCAGTTTATTAGCAAACGGGACTACTAAAGCAACAAAACGTGCCAAGTGGAAGccatcaaacacaatttttctCCAGAAGCAAACAAGCCATTATCCCAAAAGCTACAATACAGAAACAGGCAACAAACGTGAAAAAGCCCTAAAATAGCCTCAACCATTAGTAGAAATGTCAAGCATACATAAGGTTGAAAGAAAGCTGGAAAAGCACATCACAATGATGGGCAAGAAAATACGAAAAAGTTCAAGCTCTCCAATATACACTTAAAGATCAAAACTTTACCAAAAGAAACAAAGAACAATACAGAAAAAGAAACGGAAAGGAGAACCAACCtggaaaaaggagaaagccTTGAAGAAATTAAAGACAGAAAGACAGAATCCTGAATCGCCTTCCAAAGCAACGAAGGCACCAACAATCACTAAACGACGTCGCAGAGAGAAATGCGAAGTCTCAGGCAAACAGAAAAGTAGAAAGAAAAAGGGGGAAGTTACAGCAAAGAAACGAGAAAAGAGAAACTGTTTTTTGTGAAAAAGTTCAAAATGAACGTAGGAGGCAAAGAAATGGAGCATTAAAGAATTAATGAGGTTAATTAAACCCTCGTGCATTCCCAAAGCAAGGAGATGCGcgttttcaaaaaaatgaaaattcaaagaaaaacgTTCCGCATTTGAATGAgaactctacaaaaagaagtcgacaaaatgcttgagttcggcttcatcaTAAAGGGATCAAAGTCCTAAAAACCaaagactcgacctcaaaaaaggaagaccgagctcgaaccggggcactgttcataccctgggtcgagctatctGACCTGGGATGTTCTACTGAAAAATCGatcgacctcttcaggtcaggacaatccgacctcttctcctagagctcggccaaatcacccAGAAAAGCCCAAAAAGGGGccaacagaggaacacgacccaaatcctaaaGGCAGCCTATTCATACCATGGGTCGAGCTGTACGACCTGGGCTGATTAAAGACaagtcgaccgacctcttcaggtgaGAGGCCCAAACAAGGCCCAAGaaggcccaaacagaggaacacgacccaaatgtaaaggcagcccaagcctagaaagataagggcggttcccttgaagataagataacttCACTCAAAAATAAGATaggataactatcttatctcaaAGAGAAGATCACtccacactattataaatacactggagcactcaggtataactcatactctgattctactaaaaacatgcttaatacccttgctaactttagCATCGGAgtcctttgcaggtaccaccaccctccagTGACGAgagatcagcaccatcaccaagtccaacaagccGGACATGGCGGCTCCAGCCACCATCATCAAATCGGACTCCACAAGcaccgaccagtacagaagatctcgtccaagatcgacctagagtttcaggtaaccctcggaacattggcttCATTGCCGGGAAACCTAAAAGTCATCCCACCATCATGGCGGGCAACCTGGACAACGACCACAACTCTGATGTGGAGAACAGAACACCACATAAGAATGTGGAGGTTACACTAGATGATAGTTCTCAACCTAACAAAGACAAAGACTCCCTAAACACGGGACCCTTGGAAGCACTTCAGGATCACCTAAAACAACTCGAAAAAGAGGTCGAATACCAGCGGGAAGCCGAGAAAGACCTACAAAGGGAAGTAAGGTGACGTCGCGAATTAGAGGACAAGCTCCATAAgctcgaagctgatctcaaaactaaaacTACTCGATCCAGTCTCGATGATAATTCCTGGAaggatcaagacccattcaccaaagagatcatgaaggccAAAATCCCAAAAAACTTCAAACCCCCGATATGACTTTGTATGATGACACATCAGATCCCAGTTATCTTCTCAGCAACTTTCGAAGCAGAACGTATCTCACCGATGCCTCAGACGCAACtcgatgcaaagctttcccgaccaccCTAACAAAGGCCGCAATTAAATGGTTCAACAATCTGCCCCCcaggtccatctcaagcttcGACGACTTGGCCAAAATGTTTCTAGCCAGATTttccatccagaaggacaaaacTAAACACGCTCCAAGTCTattaggaatcaagcaaggagatcggaaAAGTCTTTGTAGCTACatagaaagattcaacaaagcatgtctgGACATTCAGAGTCTGCCAACCAAAGCAGCCATTTTGGGTCTCATCAATGccctacgagaaggaccttttagtcaatccatatcaaagaaacatccCACATCTCTGAATGAAGTAAAAGAAcgagcagaaaaatacatcaacatggaggaaaactcacaACTAGGAGAAACCCTAAGATCCGGATTCTACAACTCCTCCCGAgataaagacaaagattccAAGAAAAAAGATTATCTGCTTGGAGAGAAGATTaagaaataccacaattacacccctttCCAGGTGTCTCTTATGGAAGTTTACAATGAAGTATCCCACACGGAGAAGATTCCACCACCCCGACCACTTAAAAGCAAAaagggaggaggaaatcggacgGAATATTACGAATACCATCGAATCTATGGACATCCCACCAATGAATGCTTCAACTTGAAGaatatcatagaaaaattggtaAGAGAAGGGAGACTAGATCGGTACCTAGCCAGTAAGACAGATGAACccagaaagagaagaagggatgaggagGTTGGTCGAACAGAACAACCACCTCGTACCCCGGAGAGGCATATTCACATGATACATGGGGGATTTGCGGGAGGAGgtatctccaaatcatctcgcaaaagacacctcaaagaagtataccatgtcCAGGGAGGAGAAGAGGCACCCAACCTTCCTACTATCACCTTTACTAAAGAGGACGTAGCTGGCATCATCTCGggacatgacgatcccatggtaaTTTCTATCGTATTGGCCAACGCTAACCTCCACCGAACACTGGTGGACCAAGGAAGCTTAGCCGACATCCTGTTCAAaacagccttcgacaagctcagcctagaagaaaaagagctcaaAGCATATCCAAACAGCTTATTCGGGCTAGGAGACACACCAATCCAACCActtggatacatctcgctacacacaacctttggaaaagggAACCGATCAAGGACCCTCAATATAGATTACATCATGATctacgtaagctcagcctacaatgccttaataggtcggacaacgttaaatcagctGGGGCCAATAGTCTCGACTCCATATCTATGCAAGAAATTTCCAACTACAGAAGGGATCGCTACGCTAAAAGGAAACCAAAAGACGGCCCGCCGCTGTTACAACGatagtctgaacctcagaggcaAAGGAGAAGAAGTCCACACCATCAAACTTGGAGGAGTTCGAGGTCGGGAAGAATTCCGTCCACAACCAGAAGGCGAGATAGAAAAAGTCCATATCGGAGATGTCCCAGACAAAACAACCAATATTGGTACAACCCTTAAAGGAGACACAAAGAAATCCCTTATACAGTTCCTAATAGAAAAtgccgacctcttcgcatggaaagccgcagacatgccaggcattgacaccaagttaatgtgccacaagctggCAGTATATCCAGGATCTCGTCCAATATAGCAGAGACGTAGAAAGCTCAGACCAGAAAGATCCCAAGCTGtcgaagaacaggtacaagctctactggaggcaggattcataagagaagtcaaatacccattATGGTTAGCCAAcatcgtcttggtgaaaaaatcaaataggaagtggcggatgtgcactgattacaccgacctcaacaaagcttgcccaaaagatccatatccactccCGAGTATCAACTCTCTGGTGGACGCCTCCTCCGGAAACAAGTACTTCTCATTTATGGATGCCTATTtaggatacaatcaaatcccaatgtatccacctgatcaagaaaaaacctcattcttaactccaaaggcaaactactgctacttTGTCATGCTGTTCGGACTCAAAAATGCAAGAGCTACCTACCAAAGGTTAATGAACAAAGTCTTCACAGAGCATACCGGAAAACTAATGGAGGTAtacgtagacgacatgctagtaaaaacACAAAGCGAGGAATCACTACTGTTTGATCTCGCccaagtgttcgacaccatgagaaagcatggcatgcgacttaaccctgcaaaatgcaccttcgcagtagaagccgaCAAATTCTTGGattttatgctcacacaaagaggaatacaagcaaatccagacaagttccgggccatactcgacatgaaatgtccaacttgtgtcaaagaggtGCAACAGCTCAACGAGCGATTGGCCGCCTTATCCAGATTTCTAGCCGGAGCAgccataagatctctccccttctacgccatACTAAGGAAGGGGAAGAGGTTCGAATGGACACCAGAGTGCGAGCAAGCTTTCCAGAATTTTAAAAgattcttggggcaaccacctaTTCTTACCTGATCACATAAAGGAGAAGCACTCATTTTATACCTTGCGGTAGGAAGTCAAAcagtagcctcagcactagtcaaaGAGGACGAAAGTGGACAAAAACCcatatacttcatcagcaaagcactacaagggtcTGAGctgaactatcaaaagatagaaaaatttgcATACGCTCTCATATTAACGTCGCGAAGACTCCGTCCATACTTCCAAGCTCATACCATCatagttcggaccaaccagcccgtAAAAGGCATTCTACAAAAAACAGATTTGGCgggaagaatcctacagtgggcagtcgagttgtctgAATTCTACCTTCAGTATGAAACATggacggccatcaaatcacagtatctggccgacttcattgcagaatacACCGATACCCCGGAAATCCCTACAaattggaatctctatgtggATGGCTCATCAAATAATGCCGGGAGTGGAGCAGGTGTGATAATAGAAAGCAATCAGGGAACACAAATTGATCTTTCTCTCAAATTCGGATTCCctgcttcaaacaaccaagccaaatatgaggcactactagctactttgaagctggctagggaggtagGAGCTCAAAAGCCTGTCATTTTCAGACTCACAGGtaatcacctcacaaataacggggagctaccaagccaaggaTCCCACTATAAAAAAGTACATGGATAAAACCAAgaaacagctcggacaacttgGGGAATATGAGGTCTGCCATATACCCCGGGAACAGAATGCTcgagctgatgcactctcaaaattagccagcaccaaaccagggggcaacaatagaagcctcatccaggaaatgcTGCAGAGCTCGTCAATCtcggaaaaagaaaaaggtcctagccataacagggcaagatcaaggatggatgactcccataatcaTGTCctccatgtcagaaacatgccaactttcacatcgccccaccagaggagcttatcagcgtaacctcaccctggccattcaCAAATTGAGGACTCAACCTTTTCGGTCCTTTCCCTCAAGGATccggacaagtcaaattcctcatcgtaggggtagactatttcacaaaatggattgaggtggaacccctagctaacgccactacacaaagaagtcaaaaattcctatatagaaacattgtcacagggtttggggttccatactccatcaccataGACAATGCCACTCAATTTACAGATGTaggcttcagaaaattggtgACCGAtctgaacataaaacaccaattcacatccgtagaacaccaTCAGGCCAACAGACAAACAAAAgctgctaacaaagtcatattaTCCGGGTTAAAACAGAGATTACAggacgcaaagggagcctgggcggaagagctcccgcaagtcctatgggcatatcggataactccacactccaccacaaaggaatcacctttccgattagcttacggaatggaggcaatgatcccagtagaggtCAAAGAAGGATCACTTAGAGTGATCCACTACAGTGAAGAggccaactcccaacttcaaagggaagaactcgacctactccCAGAAATCCGaaaaagagctcggatcagggaagaggCGTTAAAACATTGAATGGCTTcaagatataatcaaaaggtagtacaACGAGGTTTTGCCAAGAATGAGCTcgtcctaatccgaaatgacatcagaacaactcgacctggagaaggaaaatTGGCAGCAAACAGGAAGGGACCCTACCAAGTCACAGAAGTACTCAGAAGAGACTACTATAAGCTATCCGAACTCGAAGGGCGAGAACTcccaaggtcatggcacgcctgcaacctaagaatgTACTATGGTTAGGAGGTAGTAAAGGATCTTAGGACgaggtgcactctttttcctcaaaaaggttttttaacgaggcgtgatgagcggataatttatacgctttttggcattgtttttaggtagtttttagtaagttcaagctacttttagggatgttttcattagtttttatgttaaattcacatttctggactttactatgagtttgtgtgtttttctgtgatttcagataatttctggctgaaattgagggacttgagcaaaactctgaaaaaggctgacaaaaggactgctgatgctgttggaatctgacctccctacactcgaaatagattttctggagctacagaactccaaatggcgcgctctcaatgacgtaacttggcgttgaacgccaagtacctgctgctgtctggagttaaacgccagaaaaatgtcatgatccggagttgaacgcccaaaacacgtcataacttggagttcaactccaagagaagcctcagctcgtggatagatcaagctcagcccaagcatacaccaagtgggccccggaagtggatttatgcatcaattacttactcatgtaaaccctaggagctagtttattataaatagaacatttaactagtgtattagtcgtctttgaccagatcctggattgtattttgaatcctgtgatcacgttttgggggctggccatttggccatgcctgaacctttcacttatgtattttcaacagtgaaGTTTCTGCACACcgtagattaagg from Arachis stenosperma cultivar V10309 chromosome 9, arast.V10309.gnm1.PFL2, whole genome shotgun sequence encodes the following:
- the LOC130949702 gene encoding uncharacterized protein LOC130949702; this translates as MTLYDDTSDPSYLLSNFRSRTYLTDASDATRCKAFPTTLTKAAIKWFNNLPPRSISSFDDLAKMFLARFSIQKDKTKHAPSLLGIKQGDRKSLCSYIERFNKACLDIQSLPTKAAILGLINALREGPFSQSISKKHPTSLNEVKERAEKYINMEENSQLGETLRSGFYNSSRDKDKDSKKKDYLLGEKIKKYHNYTPFQVSLMEVYNEVSHTEKIPPPRPLKSKKGGGNRTEYYEYHRIYGHPTNECFNLKNIIEKLVREGRLDRYLASKTDEPRKRRRDEEVGRTEQPPRTPERHIHMIHGGFAGGGISKSSRKRHLKEVYHVQGGEEAPNLPTITFTKEDVAGIISGHDDPMVISIVLANANLHRTLVDQGSLADILFKTAFDKLSLEEKELKAYPNSLFGSDNVKSAGANSLDSISMQEISNYRRDRYAKRKPKDGPPLLQR